The DNA window GCCGAGGCTGGGCCGGAAGGAGAGGACTTCTAGCTTTTGGCGGCCTTGATAGCTGCGGTGAGGGCGGGCACGACATCAAAGAGGTCGTCGCAGATGCCGTAGTCGGCCACCTCGAAGATCGGCGCGTTCGGGTCTTTGTTGATCGCAACGATGGTCTTGGAGCCCTTCATGCCAACCAGGTGCTGGATGGCGCCCGAGAGGCCGATCGCCAGATACAGCTTGGGCGTAACGGTCTGTCCGGAGCTCCCGACTTGCCGCTCCATCGGCAGCCAGCCGTTGTCGCAGATGGGCCGCGAAGCGGCGATTTCTGCACCGAGCACAGCGGCCAGATCTTCGATAAGGCTGAGATTCTCTTTCTCTTTGATGCCCCGGCCGACGCTGACAATGATCGGCGCGGCGCTGAGATCAACGGCGCGTTGCGCCTCGCGGTAGCGCTCTTCCGGCTTTTGCCGGGAAGTGCCTGCGGCAGGCAGCGTTTCTGTTGGTGCTTGCGCCTCTGCCGGGGCATAAGCTCCGGCCTGCAGGGAGAGGAAAATCGGCTTGCCGATCGGCTCCAGCTCGGCATTCAACTTGCCCTGGAAGAGCTGCCGGGTGGCAAAGAGCTTGGCGCCTTCGACACGCAGACGAATGACGTCGGAAATCAGCGCGCGGTCAAAACGCGTTGCCAGCTTCGGCGCAAAGTCGCGCACCTGGTAGGTGTGCGGAAACAGAATAAGGTCGAAGCTCTTCTCGCGAATGAGCTGCGCGAGAGAGTCCGTGTAATCATCGGCGGTGTAGTTGCGGTCGGGCTCGACCACATGAACCGGAAGCTGGAGCTTCGCACCAAGGTCCCGGGCAGCAGCGAGGGTTTCGAGCGAGATCTTCTGGCCGGCTTCGAGAACTGCAAGGATGCCGCTCATATCACCCGTACCTCGTTTTTCAACTTGTCGACCAATTCGGCGACCGTGTGCAACATCACCGTCTGCTTTGACTTCTGCGGCAGCATCACGCTGACTACCTGATAGGACGGCGTGTTCGCCACACCCAGATCGGCAGGGCTCAGCGACTTCACTTCTTTGGTCTTCGCGCGCTTGATGCCCATCAGCGTCGCGTAGCGCAGCTTCTTGATTCCTGATTGGATGGTGAGTACGGCAGGAAGCGGCATCGAGACATGTTGGAACCAGCCGTCTTCGAGTTCGCGTTTCACCCGTACCGTGGCGCCGTCGATTACCACTTCCATGATGATCGTCGCGTGGGGCAGGCCCAGCAATTCCGCCAGCACCACACCGACTTGGCCCGCGCCGACGTCGTCGGACTGCAAGCCGGTTAGCACCAGGTCTGGTGATTCGGCTTTGGCGGCAGCAGCGAGGAGCTTTGCCACCGAGAGCGTGTCCCAGTTGGCGATGTCTTCCACTTCAATGTGGATTGCCCGGTCTGCACCCTTGGCGAGTGCTTCCCGTATGGTGGAGGAGGCCCGGTCGGGGCCGGCACAAACGGCAATCACTTCACCACCGCCGGCGCTTTCCTTCAACTGCAGCGCTTCTTCAAGCGCATAGGCATCGGGCTCGTTGATTTCGTACTCGAGGCTCGACTCGTCTACCCATTTGCCATCGGTGGAGGCAATGAGTTGGGAGTCGCGAGCCGGCACTTGCTTGATCGCGACGAGGATCTTCATCTTTATTCAGCGTAGCGCTTGAAGATCAGGCAACCGTTGGTGCCGCCGAAGCCGAAGGAATTCGACAAGGCGAGATCGATCTTCATGGGGCGTGCCTGGTTGGGGATGAAATCGAGGTCGCAGCCTTCGGCGGGGTTGTCGAGATGCATCGTGGCGGGCGCGATCTGGTCGCGAATCGCCATCAGCGTAATGCCCGCTTCGAGCGCACCGGCGCCGCCCAACAAATGGCCGGTCATCGCCTTGGTGGAGCTGATTGGCACCTTGTAGGCATATTCACCGAGCGCGGCCTTGAAAGCTCTCGCTTCAATCACGTCGCCAGCAGGGGTCGAGGTGGCGTGGGCATTGATGTAATCGATTGCCGTCGGCTCAAGACCCGCATCCTTCAGAGCATTCAACATGACGCGGCGCGGGCCGTCGCCATCTTCGCTGGGGGAAGCCATGTGATAGGCGTCGCCCGACATTCCGTAACCGACAATCTCACCGAGAATCTTTGCGCCACGGGCCTTTGCCGTCTCCAGGTCCTCGAGCAAGAGAATGCCCGAGCCTTCGCCGATGACAAAGCCGTCGTGATCCCGGTCCCAGGGACGGGAGGCATGTTCGGGGTCGTCATTGCGGGTGGAGAGCGCCTTCATCGAGGCAAAGCCGGCAACGCACAGAGGCGTTACGGTCGCTTCGGCGCCACCGGCGATCATCGCATCGGCATAGCCGTGCTGGATGAGCCGGAAGGAGTCGCCAATAGCGTGTGCGCCAGTGGTGCAGGCAGTAGCGACTGCCGAATTCGGGCCTTTGGCGCCCGTACGGATGGAAACTTGACCGGAGGCAAGGTTCACGATGGAGGCTGGGATGAAGAACGGCGAAACACGGTCGGGGCCGCCTTTGAGCAGCTTTTCGTGTTCACGTTCGATCACCTCGAAGCCGCCGATACCGCTGCCGATGTAAACACCGACGCGTTCTGCGTTCTCGGGAGTGATCTTCAACCCGCTCATCGCAAGCGCCTCATCGGTGGCTGCGATCGCGAAATGCATAAAGCGCCCCATCTTCTTGACTTCTTTTTTGTCAATGAAGGAGGCTGGGTCAAAATCTTTGACTTCGCCGGCAATCCTACAGGCATGCTGGGAGGCATCAAAGCGGGTGATCGGCCCAATGCCGCTCTTTCCCGCCAGAATGGACTTCCAGACTGCTTCCGTTTGATTTCCGACGGAGCAAATTAACCCAATACCAGTGACTACGACACGGCGTGGCAAGGGATGGGGACCAGTCTATTTCTTCTTTTTGGTTTCGATGTAATCGATCGCGGCTTTGACGGTGGTCAGTTTCTCCGCGTCTTCGTCCGGCACGTCGATGCCGAAAGCCTCTTCAAAGGCCATGACCAACTCCACGATGTCGAGCGAATCCGCGCCAAGGTCATCAACGAAACTGGCAGTGTCGTCGACCTGAGCCTCGTCCACGCCAAGCTGCTCAACAATAATCTGTTTTACTTTTTCACGTACGTCCATTGGGTTCGTCTCGATTCTAGCAGAGCTATGCCGTCGGAATGGGAGCAAATCGCAGTACCCGGCCAACCGTGAGCCAGCGGACGTAGCATTTGATTGCTGCGGGTACGCAATCTTTTGAAAAATTTTGCAGACCGTGTAACGAGAGCGCCGAGGATTCCCGACTGTTAGACATATCCCCGTTACGAAGGCGGGTGCCTCAAATATTCACCCCGAAGTTGAGACACCCGCCGACCTTTTTCATCCCACCTTTTGTAGTTTTTTTGTTTCCCAGCCCGAAAATCCACTAAACGATTCCGCGCGGCTTGCGTAATATCTTCATGCACAATCTGCGGTTCGCCCTTCGCACTCTCGCAAAGAGTCCTGTGGTGTCTGTTGTCGCAATCTTCTCCCTGGCGCTTGGCATTGGAGCCAATACCGCGATCTTTTCGGTGTTTGAACAAGTTTTGCTGCGGCCCTTGCCAGTGAGCGCCCCCTCGGAACTCGTAAACATTTCCGCAAATGGACCAAGGAGTGGCAGCAACTCGACCAACAACGCCGGCGGCGGACAGTCGATCTTCAGCTACCCGATGTTCCGCGACCTCGAAAAGCAGCAAACCGTATTCACCGGCATGGCCGCCCATCGTAGCTTTGGCGCGAATCTTGCCTATCAAGGACAAACGGCAAATGTGGATGGAATGCTGGTTTCC is part of the Bryobacter aggregatus MPL3 genome and encodes:
- the fabF gene encoding beta-ketoacyl-ACP synthase II, translating into MPRRVVVTGIGLICSVGNQTEAVWKSILAGKSGIGPITRFDASQHACRIAGEVKDFDPASFIDKKEVKKMGRFMHFAIAATDEALAMSGLKITPENAERVGVYIGSGIGGFEVIEREHEKLLKGGPDRVSPFFIPASIVNLASGQVSIRTGAKGPNSAVATACTTGAHAIGDSFRLIQHGYADAMIAGGAEATVTPLCVAGFASMKALSTRNDDPEHASRPWDRDHDGFVIGEGSGILLLEDLETAKARGAKILGEIVGYGMSGDAYHMASPSEDGDGPRRVMLNALKDAGLEPTAIDYINAHATSTPAGDVIEARAFKAALGEYAYKVPISSTKAMTGHLLGGAGALEAGITLMAIRDQIAPATMHLDNPAEGCDLDFIPNQARPMKIDLALSNSFGFGGTNGCLIFKRYAE
- the acpP gene encoding acyl carrier protein, which produces MDVREKVKQIIVEQLGVDEAQVDDTASFVDDLGADSLDIVELVMAFEEAFGIDVPDEDAEKLTTVKAAIDYIETKKKK
- a CDS encoding electron transfer flavoprotein subunit beta/FixA family protein, whose protein sequence is MKILVAIKQVPARDSQLIASTDGKWVDESSLEYEINEPDAYALEEALQLKESAGGGEVIAVCAGPDRASSTIREALAKGADRAIHIEVEDIANWDTLSVAKLLAAAAKAESPDLVLTGLQSDDVGAGQVGVVLAELLGLPHATIIMEVVIDGATVRVKRELEDGWFQHVSMPLPAVLTIQSGIKKLRYATLMGIKRAKTKEVKSLSPADLGVANTPSYQVVSVMLPQKSKQTVMLHTVAELVDKLKNEVRVI
- a CDS encoding electron transfer flavoprotein subunit alpha/FixB family protein, which encodes MSGILAVLEAGQKISLETLAAARDLGAKLQLPVHVVEPDRNYTADDYTDSLAQLIREKSFDLILFPHTYQVRDFAPKLATRFDRALISDVIRLRVEGAKLFATRQLFQGKLNAELEPIGKPIFLSLQAGAYAPAEAQAPTETLPAAGTSRQKPEERYREAQRAVDLSAAPIIVSVGRGIKEKENLSLIEDLAAVLGAEIAASRPICDNGWLPMERQVGSSGQTVTPKLYLAIGLSGAIQHLVGMKGSKTIVAINKDPNAPIFEVADYGICDDLFDVVPALTAAIKAAKS